The proteins below come from a single Sorghum bicolor cultivar BTx623 chromosome 4, Sorghum_bicolor_NCBIv3, whole genome shotgun sequence genomic window:
- the LOC8082920 gene encoding uncharacterized protein LOC8082920 codes for MSPSSSSSSSMGGSLALAAATAVAFSGSLVIFSLCRAHLSHAADPEPETETELEEGATEHAALRPCLLSSSERRTRGGKAKAWRRRGERRVRFAADVVDNEGAPPARRHPPASTAAASSSSASSTCRDAAGSEDRLMPANREALYRGMLRDRSAHRFTCSY; via the exons ATGtctccgtcgtcgtcgtcgtcgtcgtcgatgggAGGCTCACTCGCGCTCGCCGCCGCCACGGCCGTCGCGTTCTCCGGCTCCCTCGTCATCTTCTCGCTCTGCCgcgcgcacctctcccacgccGCCGACCCGGAgccggagacggagacggagctGGAGGAGGGCGCGACGGAGCACGCCGCCCTGCGCCCATGCCTCTTGTCGTCGTCAG AGAGGCGGACGCGCGGGGGGAAGGCGAAGGCGTGGAGACGCAGGGGCGAGAGGCGGGTGCGGTTCGCGGCCGACGTCGTCGACAATGAGGGCGCACCGCCCGCCCGCCGCCACCCGCCTGCTtccaccgccgccgcgtcgtcgtcgtcggcgtcgtccACCTGCAGGGACGCGGCGGGGTCGGAGGACCGCTTGATGCCGGCCAACCGGGAGGCGCTCTACCGCGGCATGCTCCGCGACCGCTCCGCGCACCGGTTCACCTGCTCCTACTGA